A region from the Papio anubis isolate 15944 chromosome 6, Panubis1.0, whole genome shotgun sequence genome encodes:
- the TBXT gene encoding T-box transcription factor T, with product MSSPGTESAGKSLQYRVDHLLSAVESELQAGSEKGDPTERELRVGLEESELWLRFKELTNEMIVTKNGRRMFPVLKVNVSGLDPNAMYSFLLDFVAADNHRWKYVNGEWVPGGKPEPQAPSCVYIHPDSPNFGAHWMKAPVSFSKVKLTNKLNGGGQIMLNSLHKYEPRIHIVRVGGPQRMITSHCFPETQFIAVTAYQNEEITALKIKYNPFAKAFLDAKERSDHKEMMEETGDSQQPGYSQLGGWFLPGTSTLCPPTNPHPQFGGALSLPSTHGCDRYQALRSHRSSPYPSPYAHRNNSPTYSDNSPACLSVLQSHDNWSSLGMPAHPSMLPVSHNASPPTSSSQYPSLWSVSNGAVTPGSQAAAMSNGLGAQFFRGSPAHYAPLTHPVSAPSSSGSPLYEGAAAATDIVDSQYDAAAQGRLIASWTPVSPPSM from the exons ATGAGCTCCCCCGGCACCGAGAGCGCGGGAAAGAGCCTGCAGTACCGAGTGGACCACCTGCTGAGCGCCGTGGAGAGCGAGCTGCAGGCGGGCAGCGAGAAGGGCGACCCCACGGAGCGCGAACTGCGCGTGGGCCTGGAGGAGAGCGAGCTGTGGCTGCGCTTCAAGGAGCTCACCAACGAGATGATCGTGACCAAGAATGGCAG GCGGATGTTCCCGGTGCTGAAGGTGAACGTGTCTGGCCTGGACCCTAACGCCATGTACTCCTTCCTGCTGGACTTCGTGGCGGCCGACAACCACCGCTGGAAGTACGTGAACGGGGAGTGGGTGCCCGGGGGCAAGCCGGAGCCGCAGGCGCCCAGCTGCGTCTACATCCACCCCGACTCGCCCAACTTCGGGGCCCACTGGATGAAGGCTCCCGTCTCCTTCAGCAAAGTCAAGCTCACCAACAAGCTCAACGGAGGGGGCCAG ATCATGCTGAACTCCTTGCATAAGTATGAGCCTCGAATTCACATAGTGAGAGTCGGCGGTCCACAGCGCATGATCACCAGCCATTGCTTCCCTGAGACCCAGTTCATAGCGGTGACTGCTTATCAGAACGAGGAG atCACAGCTCTTAAAATTAAGTACAATCCATTTGCAAAAGCTTTCCTTGATGCAAAGGAAAG aaGCGATCACAAAGAGATGATGGAGGAAACCGGAGACAGCCAGCAACCTGGGTACTCCCAAT TAGGGGGGTGGTTTCTTCCTGGAACCAGCACCCTGTGTCCACCTACAAATCCTCATCCTCAGTTTGGAGgtgccctctccctcccctccacacaCGGCTGTGACAGGTACCAGGCCCTGAGGAGCCACCGGTCCTCGCCCTACCCCAGCCCCTACGCTCATCGGAACAATTCTCCAA CCTATTCTGACAACTCACCTGCATGTTTATCCGTGCTGCAATCCCATGACAATTGGTCCAGCCTCGGAATGCCTGCCCATCCCAGCATGCTCCCCGTGAGCCACAATGCCAGCCCACCTACCAGCTCCAG TCAGTACCCCAGCCTGTGGTCTGTGAGCAACGGTGCCGTCACCCCAGGCTCCCAGGCAGCAGCCATGTCCAACGGGCTGGGGGCCCAGTTCTTCCGGGGCTCCCCCGCGCACTACGCACCCCTCACCCATCCGGTCTCGGCGCCCTCTTCCTCGGGATCCCCACTGTACGAAGGGGCGGCCGCGGCCACAGACATCGTGGACAGCCAGTACGACGCTGCAGCCCAAGGCCGCCTCATAGCCTCATGGACACCTGTGTCGCCACCTTCCATGTGA